From a region of the bacterium genome:
- a CDS encoding O-antigen ligase family protein — MSRHKAGRQPEEATGLESTGWSWSGRFETLARWTFLAGLLAGATLFAPERFYDGFETPKLAAAQAAASLALGLGALSLLSRDRLRLRLPSAALPLLALFVLAAVSVLWAGDRPLALERLLQVGALVSYGLLAWALYRGRDIRPPLYFIIFAGGLIALWGLVLDWSKPLRLAVYPHFFIQYSENYVVDLYREMTSNQGNPNFLMHILVLTAPLSLGAALSELAAWRAGRLSSRLLAVLFSLTFLVEAVCFFRSQNRSSLLGMALALGLLAAALLLFHRGRILSLLGRRWKALVLAIVLALAALVGFTRFTATGQHFQERARVEAALRVVHWKTRFASLSDPHNIDVYSRVVFLQAGLRMVSDRPLLGAGIGQFGIQFPRYKTAQHWEAFHLLTEPPIKRWALLPWQAHNEFLQAAIELGLPGLLLFLAFWAMFGWSVWRCLGRLQGGPLFYLLLGAFCGLAGCLLNALLTFPFQTVTSGTFIWSVAGLCLAACALPEGKGEVTVPLPHAGRPVRLTVALACVVLVGLGLGAPWRYLRGESLYFDALKQHASNLGYSIQHNAKAAELLPGHYEILFTQGWLSQLDRDTTSARIWYERTLAVNPNFPETYEHLLKLYYVNGNYERAGALLDQYKRAYSGTVPNTILILEGLLGLKKGDAAGLQKASILFHQVGAIDPLMELAQEFQRRGLSDSCLAVIDTVKVKLDGDYSIETYPQVLFYEARVALGAGDTARARATLETITSHPSERDAFLVEQSKKILGTLHAK; from the coding sequence ATGTCACGCCATAAAGCCGGCCGTCAGCCGGAAGAAGCCACAGGCCTGGAATCCACCGGCTGGTCATGGTCCGGCCGTTTCGAGACCCTGGCGCGCTGGACTTTCCTGGCCGGGCTGCTTGCGGGGGCCACGCTGTTTGCCCCGGAGCGATTTTACGACGGCTTCGAGACCCCTAAGCTGGCGGCGGCCCAGGCCGCAGCCAGCCTGGCCCTTGGGCTGGGGGCCCTGTCCCTGCTGAGCCGGGACCGGCTCCGGTTGCGGCTGCCCAGCGCGGCTCTTCCGCTGCTGGCGCTTTTTGTCCTGGCCGCTGTCTCGGTCCTCTGGGCCGGCGACCGTCCGTTGGCGCTGGAGCGCCTTCTGCAGGTGGGAGCATTGGTGAGCTACGGCCTGCTGGCCTGGGCGCTGTACCGCGGGCGGGACATCCGGCCGCCGCTGTATTTCATCATCTTCGCCGGCGGGCTGATCGCCCTGTGGGGCCTGGTGCTCGACTGGTCCAAGCCGCTGCGCCTCGCAGTCTACCCGCATTTTTTCATCCAGTACAGCGAGAACTACGTTGTCGACCTGTACCGCGAGATGACCTCCAACCAGGGCAATCCCAATTTCCTGATGCATATCCTGGTGCTGACCGCCCCGCTCAGCCTGGGTGCGGCGCTGTCCGAGCTGGCCGCCTGGCGTGCCGGACGGCTGAGTTCGAGGCTTCTGGCCGTCCTGTTCAGCCTGACATTCCTGGTCGAGGCGGTCTGTTTTTTCCGCTCGCAGAACAGATCGAGCCTGCTGGGCATGGCCCTGGCGCTGGGCCTTCTGGCTGCGGCGCTGCTGCTGTTCCACCGCGGACGGATTCTGTCGCTGCTGGGCCGTCGCTGGAAAGCCCTGGTCCTGGCAATAGTGCTGGCCCTGGCGGCGCTGGTTGGCTTCACCCGTTTCACCGCCACGGGGCAACATTTCCAGGAGCGGGCGCGCGTCGAGGCAGCCCTGCGTGTCGTGCACTGGAAGACCCGCTTCGCCAGCCTGTCCGACCCGCACAACATCGATGTCTACTCGCGGGTGGTGTTCCTGCAGGCCGGCCTGCGGATGGTCTCCGACCGCCCGCTGCTGGGGGCCGGGATCGGCCAGTTCGGGATCCAGTTCCCCCGCTACAAGACCGCCCAGCACTGGGAGGCTTTCCACCTTCTGACCGAGCCGCCGATCAAGCGCTGGGCCCTGCTGCCGTGGCAGGCACACAACGAGTTCCTGCAGGCGGCGATAGAGCTGGGACTGCCGGGGCTGCTCCTGTTCCTGGCGTTCTGGGCCATGTTCGGCTGGAGCGTTTGGCGCTGCCTGGGACGGCTCCAGGGCGGGCCGCTGTTCTACCTTCTGCTGGGCGCTTTCTGCGGCCTGGCGGGCTGCCTGCTTAACGCCCTGCTCACGTTCCCGTTCCAGACCGTAACCAGCGGCACATTCATCTGGAGTGTCGCCGGACTGTGCCTGGCAGCCTGCGCGTTGCCGGAGGGCAAAGGCGAGGTGACCGTGCCGCTGCCCCACGCAGGCCGCCCGGTGCGCCTGACTGTGGCCCTGGCCTGCGTGGTGCTGGTCGGGCTGGGGCTGGGCGCCCCCTGGCGCTACCTGCGGGGAGAGAGCCTTTATTTCGACGCACTCAAGCAGCATGCCTCCAACTTGGGCTACAGTATCCAGCACAACGCAAAGGCGGCCGAGCTTCTTCCCGGCCACTATGAAATCCTGTTCACCCAGGGCTGGCTCAGCCAGCTTGACCGCGACACCACCAGCGCGCGCATCTGGTACGAACGCACCCTGGCAGTCAACCCGAATTTTCCCGAAACGTACGAGCACCTGCTGAAACTCTACTATGTGAACGGCAATTACGAGCGGGCCGGGGCTTTGCTCGATCAGTACAAGCGGGCCTATTCCGGGACGGTTCCGAACACTATCCTGATCCTGGAGGGACTCCTCGGGTTGAAAAAGGGTGATGCGGCCGGTCTGCAGAAGGCATCCATCCTGTTTCACCAGGTGGGAGCGATCGACCCTCTGATGGAGCTGGCCCAGGAATTCCAGCGGCGCGGCCTGAGCGATTCCTGTCTGGCCGTGATCGATACAGTCAAGGTCAAGCTGGACGGCGACTATTCCATCGAAACCTATCCCCAGGTGCTGTTCTATGAGGCCCGTGTGGCCCTGGGCGCCGGGGACACCGCCCGCGCCAGGGCAACCCTGGAGACGATCACCTCCCACCCGAGCGAAAGGGATGCGTTCCTTGTCGAACAGTCCAAAAAAATCCTCGGGACACTCCACGCGAAATAA
- a CDS encoding SocA family protein: MIRSRFDFEKTLQMACRFIQNNGGGLNYTKLLKLMYLADRDSLKTIERPISGDRFYSLPKGPILSNVYELIKNQVLQEEIQSVWNAHIIKRKYDLFITKNPGTDELSEFEINLIDKLSFQFARYTLGEMIQYCHDNIPEWKDPGSSCEPIREEDILSAVGKRKEEIESIREEIESVEALNDVLGKY; this comes from the coding sequence ATGATTCGATCTAGATTTGATTTTGAGAAAACTTTGCAAATGGCTTGTAGATTTATTCAGAATAACGGGGGGGGGCTCAATTATACTAAATTACTCAAATTAATGTATCTGGCCGACAGGGATTCCTTGAAAACCATTGAAAGGCCAATTTCTGGAGACAGGTTTTATTCTTTGCCAAAGGGTCCTATTTTAAGTAACGTATACGAGTTAATTAAAAACCAAGTTTTACAGGAAGAGATTCAATCAGTCTGGAATGCGCATATTATAAAGCGCAAATACGACTTATTTATTACAAAGAATCCCGGCACGGATGAATTGAGCGAGTTTGAAATTAATCTTATTGACAAATTGTCATTTCAATTTGCCAGATACACACTTGGAGAAATGATTCAATATTGCCACGATAATATTCCTGAATGGAAAGACCCCGGTTCTTCTTGTGAGCCTATCAGAGAAGAGGACATTTTATCCGCCGTAGGTAAAAGAAAAGAAGAGATTGAATCGATAAGGGAGGAAATTGAATCGGTTGAAGCATTAAATGATGTTTTGGGTAAATATTAA
- a CDS encoding DUF2188 domain-containing protein, with protein sequence MKQDSQHVSPHRNGGWSVRKTGSVKATKVFDKQAEAIKYGKTLAEKNSTDLYIHRRDGL encoded by the coding sequence ATGAAACAAGATAGCCAGCATGTCTCTCCACATCGCAACGGTGGCTGGAGTGTCAGGAAAACGGGGTCTGTCAAGGCCACCAAGGTGTTCGATAAGCAGGCAGAGGCGATAAAATACGGTAAGACTCTCGCAGAAAAAAATAGCACCGATCTGTACATTCACAGAAGAGACGGCTTATAA
- a CDS encoding DUF4091 domain-containing protein produces the protein MKNSFYFALPLVLLVVLGCAATAPPFRLSAISSLVRVPFDSPLDSTLAADSAAISAAGGEYESFQLVLHGLRRSLDSVRCTASALKGPAGEIPAAEITLNPVGYIETTVISKQYPSSLGWWPDPLLNMETFPVDSGQVQPVWVTVHVPAGTPKGEYHGSLEVTCAGGGRAALPLTVRVWGFSLPGKHSLKTLTWVEPTDGSSAFEVDRARDVENLKAERERWLAYYDILLRHRLGPGGRLDLSDETLQYCMDRGMNCFILENIRSLKDTGRDEYTPGYLDSLRARLASYVKRFGPRGWLDSGVAYVYNYDEVDRKHWPLARRNYELVKSVDPRLKVIQCLNIPEGVRAMAGFADTWDVYVQQYDSTGVEARVAAGDEAWMAICCWPVEHPNNYLEYPSIDRRIIGWILWKEGVGGFEYWCPNHWNGNTGSPGLRGGWKANTFLDYNGDGYLLYPDKDGGPLSSVRLECLRDGFEDYEYLALLKSLGGEAVVPAELVAGTRVFSSDPALLMSTRDRIAQEIEKRVGNNQQEIR, from the coding sequence ATGAAAAACTCATTTTATTTCGCCTTGCCGCTTGTCTTGCTGGTTGTCCTGGGTTGCGCCGCCACGGCGCCGCCGTTCCGTCTGAGCGCAATCTCCAGCCTGGTCCGGGTTCCGTTCGACTCTCCCCTGGACAGCACGCTGGCCGCCGACAGCGCCGCGATCTCCGCCGCGGGCGGCGAGTACGAGTCGTTCCAGCTCGTGCTGCACGGCCTGCGCCGCTCCCTGGATTCGGTGCGCTGCACGGCCTCGGCGTTGAAAGGCCCCGCGGGCGAGATCCCGGCTGCCGAGATCACGCTCAACCCGGTGGGCTATATCGAGACCACGGTCATAAGCAAGCAGTACCCCAGTTCCCTGGGCTGGTGGCCCGATCCTCTTCTGAATATGGAAACTTTCCCGGTGGACTCGGGCCAGGTGCAGCCGGTCTGGGTCACGGTGCACGTGCCCGCGGGCACGCCCAAGGGTGAGTACCACGGCAGCCTGGAGGTCACCTGCGCGGGCGGCGGACGGGCGGCACTTCCGCTCACGGTCCGCGTGTGGGGGTTCTCCCTGCCCGGGAAACACAGCCTCAAGACCCTCACCTGGGTCGAGCCAACGGATGGCAGCTCGGCGTTCGAGGTGGACCGGGCGCGGGATGTGGAAAACCTGAAAGCCGAGCGCGAGCGCTGGCTCGCCTACTATGACATCCTGCTGCGGCACCGCCTGGGGCCCGGCGGCCGCCTGGACCTGAGCGACGAGACCCTGCAGTATTGCATGGACCGCGGCATGAACTGTTTCATCCTGGAGAACATCCGCTCGCTCAAGGACACGGGCCGGGATGAGTACACCCCCGGCTACCTCGACTCGCTGCGCGCGCGGCTGGCCTCATATGTGAAACGTTTCGGGCCGCGCGGCTGGCTGGACAGCGGGGTGGCCTACGTGTACAACTACGACGAGGTGGACCGCAAGCACTGGCCCCTGGCCCGCCGTAACTACGAGCTGGTGAAGTCCGTGGACCCGCGGCTCAAGGTGATCCAGTGCCTCAACATCCCGGAGGGCGTGCGCGCCATGGCCGGTTTCGCCGACACCTGGGATGTCTACGTGCAGCAGTACGACTCCACCGGGGTTGAGGCTCGCGTGGCGGCCGGGGATGAGGCCTGGATGGCGATCTGCTGCTGGCCGGTCGAGCACCCGAACAACTACCTCGAATACCCCTCCATAGACCGGCGCATCATCGGCTGGATCCTCTGGAAAGAGGGGGTGGGCGGGTTCGAGTACTGGTGCCCGAACCACTGGAACGGCAACACCGGCTCGCCGGGCCTGCGCGGCGGCTGGAAGGCCAACACATTCCTGGACTACAATGGCGACGGGTATCTGCTGTATCCGGACAAGGACGGTGGCCCGCTGTCCTCGGTCCGGCTGGAGTGCTTGCGCGACGGATTCGAGGATTACGAGTACCTGGCCCTGCTCAAGAGCCTGGGCGGAGAGGCCGTGGTGCCTGCGGAGCTGGTGGCTGGGACACGGGTGTTCAGCAGCGACCCGGCGCTTCTTATGAGTACACGCGACAGGATTGCACAGGAGATAGAGAAGAGGGTGGGGAACAACCAGCAAGAGATTCGGTAA
- the gcvT gene encoding glycine cleavage system aminomethyltransferase GcvT: MSELKRTPLFEAQRQAGGRLVPFAGWEMAVSFSGILEEHRAVRSAAGIFDVSHMGRYRMEGARAAEALDGLFTGRASALTEGHWLYTLMLNEQGGVLEDLLVGRQPDHWLIVVNAANREADFARIAQAAARAGAELYDDSDKFALIALQGPQSRGMLERVVNVNLQGLAYYWMRRVVWKGLELIVSRTGYTGELGYEVYVPSGAAVTLWRELVKAGAVPCGLGARDTLRLEVGYPLYGHELGTDHTPLEAGLGWAVDLDKPSFCGREALLRQKKEGLKVRLRGFTASEKDIPRQGYELLHEGRTVATVLSGGPAPSLGYGVGTAYLPAVLAEPGSELMLSLRGKREAKVTVAKIPFYKNGTAKA, encoded by the coding sequence ATGAGTGAATTGAAACGTACACCATTGTTCGAGGCCCAGCGTCAGGCCGGGGGCCGTCTGGTGCCGTTCGCCGGCTGGGAGATGGCGGTCAGCTTCTCCGGCATCCTGGAGGAACACCGCGCCGTGCGGTCCGCGGCTGGCATTTTCGATGTTTCCCACATGGGACGCTACCGGATGGAGGGCGCGCGGGCGGCCGAGGCCCTGGACGGGCTGTTCACCGGCCGGGCCAGCGCACTGACCGAGGGCCACTGGCTCTACACCCTGATGCTGAACGAGCAGGGCGGCGTGCTGGAAGACCTTCTGGTCGGCCGTCAGCCGGACCACTGGCTGATCGTGGTCAACGCCGCCAACCGCGAGGCCGATTTCGCCCGGATCGCGCAGGCAGCCGCCCGGGCCGGGGCCGAGCTGTACGACGATTCCGACAAGTTTGCTCTGATCGCCCTGCAGGGTCCGCAGTCGCGCGGGATGCTGGAGCGGGTGGTAAACGTGAACCTCCAGGGCCTGGCCTATTATTGGATGCGCCGAGTGGTCTGGAAGGGCCTGGAGCTGATCGTGAGCCGCACCGGCTACACCGGCGAGCTGGGCTACGAGGTCTACGTGCCATCCGGCGCCGCGGTGACTCTCTGGCGCGAGCTGGTCAAGGCCGGTGCCGTGCCCTGCGGACTGGGCGCGCGCGACACGCTGCGCCTGGAGGTGGGTTACCCGCTGTACGGCCACGAGCTGGGTACGGACCACACCCCGCTGGAGGCCGGCCTGGGTTGGGCGGTCGACTTGGACAAGCCCTCTTTCTGCGGCCGCGAGGCGCTTCTGCGGCAGAAAAAGGAGGGGCTGAAAGTCCGTCTGCGCGGGTTCACCGCCTCGGAGAAAGACATCCCGCGCCAGGGCTACGAGTTGCTGCACGAGGGCCGGACCGTGGCCACGGTGCTTTCGGGCGGCCCGGCGCCGTCGCTGGGTTACGGCGTGGGCACGGCCTATCTGCCCGCGGTCCTGGCCGAGCCGGGCTCGGAGCTTATGCTCAGCCTGCGCGGCAAGCGCGAGGCGAAGGTGACAGTGGCCAAGATACCGTTCTACAAGAACGGGACAGCCAAAGCTTGA
- the argF gene encoding ornithine carbamoyltransferase → MKKDFVSIDDFTPTQLHDLILLAGWLKSVRKSARDIRPLAGRSMAMIFEKPSLRTRVTFELAMVELGGHALEGQPPGVRLGGRESVPDLARNLERWVDIVVARVYKNATVRELAANMRLPLINGLCDMEHPCQAVADIQTVCELAGPRFPHVRLAFIGDGNNVCNSLLLICGALGLDLAVANPPGYAPRECFVARARTLCAASGGRLTVCHDPAEAVRGADFIYTDVWTSMGQEAEKQNREQAFRSFQVNAQLLSLAAKEHYVLHCLPAHRGEEITDEVIDGPHSRVFDQAENRLHAQKAVILSLMDPALAERLVREAGK, encoded by the coding sequence ATGAAAAAAGACTTTGTTTCCATTGACGATTTCACTCCAACGCAGTTGCACGACCTTATCCTCCTGGCCGGCTGGCTCAAGTCCGTACGTAAGAGTGCGCGCGACATCCGTCCCCTGGCCGGCCGCAGCATGGCCATGATCTTCGAGAAGCCCAGCCTGCGCACGCGGGTCACGTTCGAGCTGGCGATGGTCGAACTGGGCGGGCATGCCTTGGAGGGCCAGCCCCCCGGAGTGCGCCTGGGAGGGCGCGAGAGCGTGCCCGATCTGGCGCGCAACCTGGAGCGCTGGGTCGATATCGTGGTCGCCCGGGTCTACAAGAACGCCACCGTGCGCGAGTTAGCCGCCAACATGCGCCTGCCGCTGATCAACGGCCTCTGCGACATGGAGCACCCCTGCCAGGCCGTGGCCGACATTCAGACCGTGTGCGAGCTGGCAGGCCCGCGTTTTCCGCACGTGCGGCTGGCTTTCATCGGCGATGGGAACAATGTCTGCAACTCGCTGCTCTTGATCTGCGGCGCCCTTGGTCTGGACCTGGCCGTGGCCAACCCGCCGGGCTATGCCCCGAGGGAGTGTTTTGTCGCGCGGGCGCGCACTCTCTGCGCCGCCTCGGGAGGACGGTTGACAGTCTGCCACGATCCGGCCGAGGCTGTACGCGGGGCCGATTTCATCTACACGGATGTCTGGACCAGCATGGGCCAGGAGGCCGAGAAACAGAACCGCGAGCAGGCTTTCCGGAGCTTCCAGGTCAACGCGCAGCTCCTGTCCCTGGCCGCGAAGGAACATTATGTGCTGCACTGCCTGCCCGCGCACCGCGGGGAGGAGATCACGGATGAGGTGATCGACGGTCCGCACAGCCGGGTGTTCGATCAGGCCGAGAACCGTCTGCACGCCCAGAAAGCCGTGATCCTCAGTCTGATGGACCCGGCCCTGGCCGAGCGTCTGGTACGGGAGGCTGGAAAATGA